The Lycium barbarum isolate Lr01 chromosome 12, ASM1917538v2, whole genome shotgun sequence genome includes a region encoding these proteins:
- the LOC132625227 gene encoding L-ascorbate oxidase homolog — protein MGKVALLHLLCGVLVFWSVSVVKAEDAYKYFTWTVSYGTASPLGVRQQVILINGQFPGPRLDLVTNDNVILNLINKLDEPLLLTWNGIKQRKNSWQDGVLGTNCPIPPNSNYTYKFQTKDQIGSYTYFPSTQLHRAVGGFGALNVYARSVIPVPYAKPAGDFSLLIGDWYKSSHKVLRQLLDSGKSLPYPNGLLINGQKQSTFAGDQGKTYMFRISNVGLKNSINFRIQGHKMRVVEVEGSHVLQNIYDSIDVHVGQSLSVLVTLDQPPKDYYIVASTRFSRIALTATSVLHYTNSRTPVSGPVPPAPTGQMHWSMLQARTFRWNLTANAARPNPQGTFHYGKITISRTFVMANSAPIINGKLRYAVNSVSYVNPDTPLKLADHFNIPGVFSLNSIQAFPSGGSPYLATAVFPASHHDFIEIVFQNNEATMQSWHLDGYDFWVAGFGAGTWTQASRNKYNLVDALTRHTTQVYPKSWTAILVSMDNQGMWNLRSAMWDKQYLGQQVYLRVYNPTQSLANEYDIPTNALLCGKAAGRHP, from the exons ATGGGGAAAGTTGCTCTGCTTCATCTGCTTTGTGGAGTCTTGGTCTTTTGGAGTGTCTCTGTTGTAAAAGCAGAGGATGCTTATAAATATTTCACATGGACTGTTTCTTATGGAACTGCTTCTCCTCTTGGTGTTCGTCAGCAG GTGATCCTCATTAATGGTCAATTTCCTGGTCCAAGACTCGATCTTGTCACAAATGACAATGTAATCCTCAATCTGATTAATAAGTTGGATGAACCTCTTCTCTTGACATG GAATGGGATCAAACAAAGGAAGAACTCTTGGCAAGATGGAGTTTTGGGAACTAACTGTCCCATTCCTCCAAATTCAAATTACACTTACAAGTTCCAAACGAAAGACCAGATTGGAAGCTATACATACTTCCCTTCAACTCAATTGCACAGAGCTGTTGGAGGTTTCGGTGCACTTAATGTGTATGCAAGATCCGTAATCCCAGTTCCATATGCTAAACCTGCTGGAGATTTCAGTTTACTTATTGGTGATTGGTACAAGAGCAGCCATAAG GTATTGAGGCAATTATTGGACTCAGGGAAGTCTCTTCCATACCCAAATGGTCTCCTCATAAATGGACAAAAGCAGTCTACCTTTGCTGGTGATCAAG GAAAAACATATATGTTCAGGATTTCAAATGTAGGTTTgaaaaattccattaacttcagAATTCAGGGCCACAAGATGAGGGTTGTCGAGGTTGAAGGATCCCACGTCTTGCAGAACATCTATGATTCTATTGATGTCCATGTTGGTCAATCTTTGTCTGTCCTTGTTACATTGGACCAACCTCCAAAGGACTACTACATTGTTGCGTCTACTAGGTTCTCCAGGATAGCTCTTACTGCCACTTCAGTTCTCCACTACACTAACTCTCGGACGCCTGTCTCTGGACCTGTGCCACCTGCTCCAACCGGCCAAATGCATTGGTCTATGTTGCAAGCCCGAACATTCAG GTGGAATCTGACAGCAAATGCAGCTAGGCCAAATCCTCAGGGTACTTTCCATTATGGAAAAATTACAATATCAAGGACTTTTGTGATGGCTAATTCAGCACCTATTATCAACGGAAAGTTGAGATATGCTGTCAATAGTGTCTCTTATGTTAATCCTGATACTCCACTAAAGCTTGCTGATCACTTCAACATCCCTGGAGTATTCAGCTTGAACTCCATTCAAGCTTTTCCCTCTGGCGGATCACCTTACTTAGCCACAGCTGTTTTTCCAGCTTCTCACCATGATTTCATCGAAATTGTTTTCCAAAACAATGAAGCCACCATGCAGTCCTGGCATCTTGATGGCTATGATTTCTGGGTTGCAGG TTTCGGAGCTGGCACATGGACACAAGCAAGTAGAAATAAGTACAATCTTGTTGATGCTCTGACTAGACATACTACACAG GTATATCCAAAATCTTGGACTGCTATATTGGTGTCAATGGACAACCAAGGAATGTGGAATTTGAGGTCAGCTATGTGGGATAAACAATATCTTGGGCAGCAGGTGTACCTGAGGGTGTACAACCCAACCCAAAGTCTAGCTAATGAATATGACATACCTACTAATGCTCTTCTTTGTGGCAAAGCTGCTGGTCGACATCCTTAA
- the LOC132625228 gene encoding reticulon-like protein B13: MQSTSADSLPPSPTHELDNNSEPILQTSTDSPTPSPTSDVGNSTGIVRDVILWKRKSYSVGALLAATTIWLALEVYGLTFITLGSWIAMFVIAFIFLWGNIHMLLGKEPLDMSRMYISDESALEADTKLREWVEKSARLLFSVSAEREWFVFAGTVASLDLLSVLANHFDLLTLLYIGVLVGLTLPVVYVRYEDRIKELGQRLRGRSHTYYSAVTERCHTYYSTVAERCRTYYKIMAERAKKMKSNLQEKKMKKTE, from the exons ATGCAGAGTACTTCAGCAGATTCTCTGCCACCTTCACCAACTCATGAACTTGACAATAATTCAG AACCTATCCTGCAGACTTCAACAGACTCTCCAACACCTTCACCAACTTCTGATGTTGGCAACAGTACAG GTATAGTCAGAGATGTAATTTTATGGAAGAGGAAGAGTTATAGTGTTGGGGCACTATTAGCAGCTACAACGATATGGTTGGCACTTGAAGTCTATGGATTGACGTTTATAACGCTGGGTTCTTGGATCGCCATGTTCGTGATTGCTTTCATCTTTCTTTGGGGAAACATACATATGCTCCTGGGAAA AGAGCCCCTGGACATGTCAAGGATGTACATAAGCGATGAATCAGCTCTAGAAGCGGACACCAAACTTCGTGAATGGGTTGAAAAAAGCGCAAGGCTTTTGTTCAGCGTGAGTGCTGAGAGAGAGTGGTTCGTCTTTGCCGGAACTGTAGCTTCTTTGGACTTGCTTTCGGTCTTGGCTAACCACTTTGATTTACTTACGCTTCTCTACATTG GAGTTCTGGTGGGGCTGACTTTACCAGTGGTATATGTGAGATATGAAGATAGGATTAAGGAGTTGGGGCAGCGACTAAGGGGCCGATCTCACACATATTACAGCGCCGTGACGGAGAGATGTCACACATATTACAGCACCGTGGCAGAGAGATGTCGCACATACTACAAGATCATGGCGGAGAGggcgaagaaaatgaagagcaaCCTGCAggagaagaaaatgaaaaaaaccGAGTAG